In Oryzias melastigma strain HK-1 linkage group LG16, ASM292280v2, whole genome shotgun sequence, a single genomic region encodes these proteins:
- the tent5ba gene encoding terminal nucleotidyltransferase 5ba yields MSAASDQSRRFCVLSWDQVRRLDSILAESVPIHGRGNFPTLSVQPRQIVQVVRARLQERGVCVKDVRLNGSAASHVLHQENGLGYKDLDLIFGVSLKDDQAFRLVKDVVLDCLLDFLPAGVSKERITALTLKEAYVQKLVKVCNDTDRWSLISLSNNTGKNVELKFVDSLRRQFEFSVDSFQICLDSLLLFDRCSETPMSESFHPTVIGESVYGDFREALDHLCRRTIATRSPEEIRGGGLLKYCHLRVRGFTPSSEADMKQMQRYMCSRFFIDFPDIGEQQRKLEAYLQNHFVGMEHKRYECLMTLHQVVNESTVCLMGHERRQTLSLISMLALRVLAEQNAIPTVTNVTCYYQPAPYVQDINFSNYYVAQVQPPQIPHCCNSYPTWLPCS; encoded by the exons ATGTCCGCTGCTTCGGATCAGAGCCGGCGGTTCTGCGTGTTGTCCTGGGATCAGGTGCGGCGTTTGGACTCGATTCTGGCGGAGAGCGTCCCCATCCACGGCCGCGGGAACTTCCCCACTCTGTCGGTGCAGCCGCGGCAGATAGTGCAG GTGGTGCGAGCGCGGCTGCAGGAGCGAGGCGTTTGCGTGAAGGACGTGAGGCTGAACGGCTCGGCTGCCAGCCACGTGCTGCACCAGGAGAACGGACTGGGCTACAAggacctggacctgatctttgGGGTGTCGCTAAAAGACGACCAGGCCTTCCGCCTGGTGAAGGACGTGGTTTTGGACTGCCTGCTGGACTTTCTGCCCGCCGGGGTCTCCAAGGAGCGTATCACGGCGCTGACGCTCAAAGAGGCCTACGTGCAGAAACTGGTGAAGGTCTGCAACGACACGGACCGCTGGAGCCTCATCTCGCTGTCCAACAACACGGGGAAGAACGTGGAGCTTAAGTTCGTGGACTCTCTCAGACGGCAGTTTGAATTTAGCGTGGACTCCTTCCAGATCTGCCTGGACTCTCTGCTCTTATTTGACCGTTGCTCGGAGACGCCCATGTCCGAGAGCTTCCACCCCACGGTGATCGGGGAGAGCGTGTACGGGGACTTCCGGGAGGCTCTGGACCACCTTTGTCGGAGGACCATTGCGACGCGCAGCCCTGAGGAAATCAGAGGCGGCGGATTATTGAAGTACTGCCACCTGCGTGTGCGGGGTTTCACGCCCTCCTCGGAGGCCGACATGAAGCAGATGCAGCGCTACATGTGCTCGCGCTTCTTCATCGACTTCCCCGACATCGGCGAGCAGCAGAGGAAGCTGGAGGCTTACCTTCAGAACCACTTCGTCGGGATGGAGCACAAACGCTACGAGTGCCTGATGACCTTGCACCAAGTGGTGAACGAGAGCACCGTGTGTCTGATGGGCCACGAGCGGCGCCAGACGCTCAGCCTCATCTCCATGCTGGCGCTGAGGGTGCTGGCCGAGCAGAACGCCATCCCCACCGTGACGAACGTAACGTGTTACTACCAGCCGGCGCCTTACGTGCAGGACATCAACTTCAGCAACTATTATGTCGCACAGGTGCAGCCGCCGCAGATCCCTCACTGCTGTAACTCGTATCCGACGTGGCTGCCCTGCAGCTGA